From a single Arachis hypogaea cultivar Tifrunner chromosome 3, arahy.Tifrunner.gnm2.J5K5, whole genome shotgun sequence genomic region:
- the LOC112734169 gene encoding protein TIFY 7 isoform X1: MERDFMGLSSKEPLVVKEEINDDGSKDSGFTKGSTAQWLFSSKVSAVPHLMSFKVSQDEKPFDSTLKFPAPELQKSFNHNGQGGFHFSMTPYPVQHDVNSVNRPHDVKMFSVSNQAISVSVGNPYLKNHFASAAQNIGSANVKQTLLGGIPITPTIGAVAERNVKTAPPSAQLTIFYAGTVNVFQDISAEKAQAIMLLAGNELAQPKVQAAGSKLGAGDSVPVNTPPCSGVPSPLSVSSHSGAQSGSGSTSTDEFLTAKTTGAPTGSVSKVEPPKVVSATTMLTSAICDAAVPQARKASLARFLEKRKERVMNSAPYNLNKKSEEYGTAEHNVATSTGSNALPLQVKQG; this comes from the exons ATGGAGAGAGATTTCATGGGTCTAAGCTCAAAGGAGCCACTTGTGGTCAAAGAAGAGATCAACGATGATGGCTCCAAAGATTCTG GCTTCACCAAGGGCTCTACTGCTCAGTGGCTTTTCTCAAGCAAAGTCTCTGCTGTTCCACACTTGATGTCTTTTAAGGTTTCTCAAGATGAGAAGCCTTTTGACTCCACTCTAAAGTTCCCTGCTCCTGAACTTCAG AAATCTTTCAATCACAATGGACAAGGTGGCTTTCATTTTTCCATGACTCCGTATCCTGTACAACATGATGTGAATTCTGTGAATCGTCCTCACGATGTGAAGATGTTTTCAGTTTCCAATCAAGCAATTTCAGTTTCTGTGGGGAATCCATACCTGAAGAATCACTTTGCATCGGCTGCTCAGAATATAGGCAGTGCTAATGTGAAGCAGACATTACTTGGGGGAATACCAATTACACCAACCATCGGTGCTGTTGCTGAACG CAATGTGAAAACAGCTCCACCTTCTGCACAACTTACAATCTTCTATGCGGGTACTGTTAATGTCTTCCAAGATATCTCTGCTGAAAAG GCACAAGCTATTATGTTGTTGGCTGGCAATGAGTTGGCACAGCCCAAGGTTCAGGCAGCTGGTTCAAAGTTGGGAGCCGGTGATAGTGTGCCTGTCAATACACCACCTTGCTCCGGTGTTCCAAGTCCTTTATCCGTCTCATCACATTCCGGTGCGCAGTCAGGGAGTGGCTCCACTAGTACTGATGAATTTCTGACTGCTAAAACGACCGGGGCTCCCACCGGTTCTGTTAGTAAGGTGGAGCCTCCAAAAGTAGTCAGCGCAACCACTATGTTGACTTCAG cTATCTGTGATGCAGCTGTGCCACAGGCTCGTAAAGCATCGTTGGCTCGTTTTCTAGAGAAGCGCAAGGAGAG GGTGATGAATTCAGCACCATATAACCTGAACAAGAAGAGTGAGGAGTATGGCACTGCAGAACACAATGTTGCTACCAGCACTGgttcaaatgctctaccactacAAGTGAAGCAAGGATAG
- the LOC112734169 gene encoding protein TIFY 7 isoform X2 → MERDFMGLSSKEPLVVKEEINDDGSKDSGFTKGSTAQWLFSSKVSAVPHLMSFKVSQDEKPFDSTLKFPAPELQKSFNHNGQGGFHFSMTPYPVQHDVNSVNRPHDVKMFSVSNQAISVSVGNPYLKNHFASAAQNIGSANVKQTLLGGIPITPTIGAVAERNVKTAPPSAQLTIFYAGTVNVFQDISAEKAQAIMLLAGNELAQPKVQAAGSKLGAGDSVPVNTPPCSGVPSPLSVSSHSGAQSGSGSTSTDEFLTAKTTGAPTGSVSKVEPPKVVSATTMLTSAVPQARKASLARFLEKRKERVMNSAPYNLNKKSEEYGTAEHNVATSTGSNALPLQVKQG, encoded by the exons ATGGAGAGAGATTTCATGGGTCTAAGCTCAAAGGAGCCACTTGTGGTCAAAGAAGAGATCAACGATGATGGCTCCAAAGATTCTG GCTTCACCAAGGGCTCTACTGCTCAGTGGCTTTTCTCAAGCAAAGTCTCTGCTGTTCCACACTTGATGTCTTTTAAGGTTTCTCAAGATGAGAAGCCTTTTGACTCCACTCTAAAGTTCCCTGCTCCTGAACTTCAG AAATCTTTCAATCACAATGGACAAGGTGGCTTTCATTTTTCCATGACTCCGTATCCTGTACAACATGATGTGAATTCTGTGAATCGTCCTCACGATGTGAAGATGTTTTCAGTTTCCAATCAAGCAATTTCAGTTTCTGTGGGGAATCCATACCTGAAGAATCACTTTGCATCGGCTGCTCAGAATATAGGCAGTGCTAATGTGAAGCAGACATTACTTGGGGGAATACCAATTACACCAACCATCGGTGCTGTTGCTGAACG CAATGTGAAAACAGCTCCACCTTCTGCACAACTTACAATCTTCTATGCGGGTACTGTTAATGTCTTCCAAGATATCTCTGCTGAAAAG GCACAAGCTATTATGTTGTTGGCTGGCAATGAGTTGGCACAGCCCAAGGTTCAGGCAGCTGGTTCAAAGTTGGGAGCCGGTGATAGTGTGCCTGTCAATACACCACCTTGCTCCGGTGTTCCAAGTCCTTTATCCGTCTCATCACATTCCGGTGCGCAGTCAGGGAGTGGCTCCACTAGTACTGATGAATTTCTGACTGCTAAAACGACCGGGGCTCCCACCGGTTCTGTTAGTAAGGTGGAGCCTCCAAAAGTAGTCAGCGCAACCACTATGTTGACTTCAG CTGTGCCACAGGCTCGTAAAGCATCGTTGGCTCGTTTTCTAGAGAAGCGCAAGGAGAG GGTGATGAATTCAGCACCATATAACCTGAACAAGAAGAGTGAGGAGTATGGCACTGCAGAACACAATGTTGCTACCAGCACTGgttcaaatgctctaccactacAAGTGAAGCAAGGATAG
- the LOC112734171 gene encoding plant UBX domain-containing protein 2, with product MDDVKDKMKGFMKKVNNSFTSSSSAKFKGQGRVLGSSSSPSPPPYATANSTSTPRPRPLNSNPTPPPHKATASSGERDRKPPTSGFDPFDSFVTSSKRSQNGYSLNVYECPVCGNSFRSEDEVSEHVDTCLSNNGERADVSQLPDTGADSNAELEVCVGTYVSGKPSHGSIDILLKLLKNVVREPENAKFRKIRLGNPKIKEAVAEVIGGTELICFLGFELKDENGETWAVMELPSEEQIRLIKKATLLLESQLVLQVSPKSENLAAASADNIDAKPESKPIDRQVKVFFAVPETVAAKIELPDSFYKLSVEEVRREAELRRKKIEESQLLIPKSLKEKQAKAAKKRYTKAIIRVQFPDGVVLQGVFSPWEPTMALYEFVSSALKQPGLEFELMHPVVVRRQAIPRFAKAGENSKTLEDEDLVPSALIKFKPLETDSVVFTGLKNELLQISEPLVNA from the exons ATGGACGACgttaaagataagatgaaaggCTTCATGAAGAAAGTCAACAACTCTTTCACCTCTTCATCCTCCGCCAAATTCAAGGGACAAGGTCGTGTCTTGggatcttcttcttctccctctcctcctccCTATGCAACCGCTAATTCCACTTCCACCCCTCGCCCTCGCCCCCTCAATTCCAATCCCACGCCCCCGCCCCACAAAGCCACCGCCTCTTCCGGCGAGAGGGATCGCAAACCTCCAACTTCTGGGTTCGACCCATTTGATTCATTCGTCACATCATCCAAGAGATCTCAAAACGGGTATTCACTTAATGTATATGAGTGTCCTGTTTGTGGCAATTCTTTTAGATCCGAAGATGAGGTTTCGGAGCATGTGGACACTTGTTTGAGTAACAACGGTGAGCGTGCTGATGTGTCTCAATTGCCAGACACTGGAGCCGACTCCAATGCTGAATTGGAGGTTTGTGTTGGCACTTACGTCTCAGGGAAGCCTTCCCACGGATCCATCGACATTCTTTTGAAGCTGTTGAAGAATGTTGTTAGAGAGCCTGAAAATGCCAAGTTTAGGAAGATCAGATTGGGCAATCCTAAAATTAAGGAGGCTGTTGCCGAGGTTATCGGTGGAACTGAGTTGATTTGCTTTCTTGGCTTTGAACTTAAGGACGAGAATGGCGAGACTTGGGCCGTCATGGAGCTTCCTTCAGAAGAGCAGATAAGATTGATCAAGAAAGCAACACTGTTGCTGGAATCACAGCTGGTGCTGCAAGTATCTCCAAAGAGTGAGAATTTGGCTGCAGCTTCTGCTGACAACATAGATGCAAAACCTGAATCCAAGCCTATCGACAGACAG GTGAAGGTCTTCTTTGCCGTTCCTGAAACTGTTGCAGCAAAAATTGAGCTACCAGATTCCTTCTATAAACTTTCAGTTGAAGAGGTGAGAAGAGAAGCTGAAttaaggagaaaaaagattgaagAGTCTCAGCTTTTAATTCCCAAGTCATTAAAGGAAAAGCAAGCAAAAGCTGCCAAGAAGAGATACACAAAAGCTATTATTAGGGTTCAGTTTCCAGATGGAGTTGTACTTCAAGGTGTATTTTCTCCATGGGAACCAACTATGGCCCTCTATGAG TTTGTCAGTTCTGCATTGAAACAACCAGGTTTGGAGTTTGAGCTAATGCATCCGGTAGTAGTCCGACGGCAGGCAATCCCTCGGTTCGCCAAAGCAGGGGAGAACAGTAAAACATTGGAGGATGAGGACTTGGTACCTTCAGCTCTAATCAAGTTCAAGCCACTGGAAACAGATTCTGTTGTTTTCACGGGTCTCAAAAACGAATTGCTTCAAATCAGTGAGCCGCTTGTAAATGCTTAA